From a single Lewinella sp. LCG006 genomic region:
- a CDS encoding T9SS type A sorting domain-containing protein produces MARPSTINKQPSTNPMTTPFHYLLFVSILLFLLPNMDAQNINFERSFPTVTQNGNASSLGFVGGLNSPQFSMVDFNNDGQKDLFVFDRVGNVAMAFAKDGNNKWRLRPEFLVNFPDFDSWVLLRDYNNDGIEDIFTYNRNMASGVKVFTGSYSPEGIIDFERFTFPNALDIIFIPTSGGAETQLYISNIDYPDVEDVDCDGDLDILTFNISGGFLELYTNLSVENGYGADSLIFILGDNCYGGIYESGLSPELDLAASANECASGINTGEVENRHVGSTVLTLDEDGDGDKDLILGDLSFSSLTMATNGNNCDDAWMTAQDINFPSYDVSAYLPLFPAAFYQDIDGDNKRDLVVASNEDNIGIDHKNVWYYKNIGTDDNPNFDFRQDDLLVGEMIDLGTRSHPALIDYNADGLQDLVVGNFSFYAELGFKNSRLYLYENTGTATAPAFTLVDDDYLGMFQYNGTVPGTGTYSFSPTFGDLDGDGDADALVGDIEGKLFYFENTAGPGQVATFGPATYGYMGIDIGQAAVPQIVDLNRDGLSDIVIGEKTGNLNYFQNVGAIGSPMFGDDEEVAPNVRQLGQVDTRVIGSSVGYATPFFVDLNGEYHLLVGSQSGALEHYRDIEGHLDGTAFTQVSENLLDRSEGIYTHPVLWDWNENDFYDLVLGNERGGVSFFATNLLPDGTVDAETIAERSILWEVYPNPVKDQLFLNTQGIGEGTLQLFDQQGRVLWEAASSAPLPTQLDLSRYPSGLYFLKLRTAAGSSVKKIVVE; encoded by the coding sequence ATGGCTAGACCATCAACCATCAACAAACAACCATCAACCAACCCCATGACTACTCCCTTTCACTATCTTCTTTTCGTGTCTATCCTGTTGTTCTTATTGCCCAACATGGATGCCCAAAACATCAACTTTGAGCGTAGTTTTCCGACGGTAACCCAAAACGGAAATGCTTCGTCTCTGGGCTTTGTTGGAGGTTTGAATAGCCCGCAGTTTTCGATGGTGGATTTCAATAATGACGGACAAAAGGACCTCTTCGTTTTTGATCGGGTAGGCAATGTAGCGATGGCCTTCGCCAAAGACGGCAACAACAAATGGCGCTTGCGCCCGGAATTCCTGGTTAATTTTCCCGATTTTGATTCTTGGGTTTTGCTACGAGATTACAACAATGATGGGATCGAAGATATCTTCACCTACAACCGCAACATGGCCTCCGGAGTGAAAGTATTCACCGGCAGTTATTCACCGGAAGGCATCATTGATTTTGAGCGGTTTACGTTCCCTAATGCGCTGGACATCATCTTTATACCCACCAGCGGTGGTGCGGAAACCCAATTGTATATTAGCAACATTGATTACCCGGATGTAGAAGATGTGGATTGTGATGGGGATCTGGACATCTTGACCTTCAACATCAGTGGTGGTTTTCTGGAGCTTTATACCAACTTGTCGGTAGAGAACGGTTACGGAGCAGATAGTCTGATTTTTATTTTGGGAGACAATTGTTACGGAGGAATTTACGAGAGCGGTCTTTCCCCCGAGCTTGATTTGGCGGCCAGCGCCAACGAATGTGCGAGCGGCATTAACACCGGAGAGGTAGAAAACCGCCATGTAGGTTCTACCGTCCTTACGCTTGATGAGGATGGGGACGGTGATAAGGACTTGATTTTGGGTGACCTCTCTTTCTCTTCCCTCACCATGGCCACCAATGGCAATAATTGTGATGATGCCTGGATGACGGCACAGGATATCAACTTCCCCAGCTACGATGTATCGGCTTACCTGCCCCTGTTTCCTGCCGCTTTTTACCAGGATATAGATGGCGATAACAAACGAGATTTAGTAGTGGCGAGCAATGAAGACAATATAGGGATAGACCATAAGAACGTTTGGTACTACAAGAACATAGGAACGGATGATAACCCTAATTTTGACTTCCGCCAGGATGATTTGCTGGTGGGCGAAATGATTGACTTGGGTACCCGCTCTCACCCGGCATTAATTGATTACAATGCTGATGGTCTGCAAGATCTTGTCGTAGGAAACTTCTCTTTTTATGCCGAGTTGGGTTTTAAAAACAGCCGCCTTTACCTCTATGAAAACACAGGCACTGCCACCGCTCCGGCCTTCACGCTGGTGGATGATGATTACTTGGGAATGTTTCAGTACAATGGTACGGTTCCCGGTACGGGCACTTATTCTTTTTCTCCCACCTTCGGCGATCTGGATGGCGACGGTGATGCCGACGCCCTGGTTGGAGATATCGAGGGCAAGTTGTTTTATTTTGAAAATACCGCTGGCCCAGGCCAAGTGGCGACGTTTGGTCCTGCAACTTACGGGTACATGGGGATCGACATAGGACAAGCAGCAGTACCCCAAATTGTCGACCTGAATCGTGATGGATTAAGCGATATTGTCATTGGTGAAAAAACGGGTAATCTCAATTATTTTCAGAATGTAGGAGCCATAGGATCACCCATGTTTGGCGATGATGAGGAAGTAGCGCCCAATGTCCGTCAATTAGGGCAAGTAGACACCCGAGTCATCGGCTCTTCCGTAGGATATGCTACTCCTTTTTTTGTAGACCTCAACGGTGAGTACCACCTTTTGGTCGGTTCTCAATCCGGTGCTTTGGAGCATTATCGCGACATTGAAGGACATCTGGATGGCACTGCTTTCACGCAGGTGAGCGAAAACCTACTCGACCGTAGTGAAGGCATCTATACCCACCCTGTTTTGTGGGACTGGAACGAAAATGACTTCTACGACCTGGTACTGGGCAACGAGCGCGGGGGCGTCAGCTTCTTCGCCACCAATCTTCTGCCGGATGGTACGGTAGACGCTGAAACAATTGCCGAGCGATCCATCCTCTGGGAAGTTTACCCCAATCCGGTAAAAGACCAGTTGTTTCTGAATACTCAAGGCATTGGAGAAGGCACCCTGCAGCTGTTCGATCAGCAGGGGCGCGTATTGTGGGAGGCCGCATCTTCTGCTCCCTTACCTACTCAGTTGGACTTGAGCAGGTACCCTTCAGGCTTGTATTTCTTGAAGTTACGTACGGCTGCGGGGAGTTCTGTAAAGAAAATAGTAGTGGAGTAA
- a CDS encoding transposase has protein sequence MKSTNKVNRPKMRRNYSETFKKARVKDYEEGTFSVAQIGRLYSIHVNILYRWISKYSSYDQQKAIIVEVPNSQTEKVKLLEKRVAELERSLGQKQIKLDYYESFIEELREAGIDVEKKSGFTTPLSGSCRNTDQK, from the coding sequence ATGAAGTCAACGAATAAGGTTAATCGGCCCAAAATGCGTCGTAATTACAGTGAAACCTTTAAAAAAGCGCGAGTTAAGGACTATGAAGAAGGTACCTTTAGCGTGGCCCAGATAGGTCGTTTATACAGCATCCATGTAAATATTCTGTACCGCTGGATAAGTAAGTACAGCTCGTACGATCAACAAAAAGCGATAATAGTGGAAGTACCAAATTCCCAGACGGAGAAGGTTAAATTGCTGGAAAAGCGGGTGGCTGAACTAGAACGTTCTCTAGGTCAAAAACAAATTAAATTGGACTACTATGAGAGCTTTATAGAGGAGCTTCGTGAAGCAGGAATAGATGTTGAAAAAAAAAGTGGTTTTACGACTCCCTTGTCCGGCTCTTGTCGAAATACAGATCAGAAATGA
- a CDS encoding ATP-binding protein → MPDDQLQAGAEKDLLIAELQQQIKDLQQSNQDLEHFAYVASHDLQAPLRTVEGYLGIIRQELDKENISSDIEEYFQHVTFGVKRLQQLIKDLLEYSRAGRMVERQRVMTLPMLEIVKYNLRHNLEKTDATVTTSGLPEEFQGHRMGITQLFQNLLANAINFSKEDVPNHIHVEAKDQKDYWQFSITDQGIGIAPENHQKIFELFTRLVPREVDDKGTGIGLALCKRIVESHGGKIWVESELGQGSTFYFTIKK, encoded by the coding sequence ATGCCCGACGACCAACTTCAAGCAGGGGCTGAAAAAGATCTATTGATCGCGGAATTGCAGCAACAAATCAAAGACCTTCAACAGAGCAATCAGGATTTAGAACATTTTGCTTACGTTGCCAGCCATGATTTACAAGCACCTCTTCGTACCGTAGAAGGGTACCTAGGTATTATCCGACAAGAGCTCGATAAAGAAAATATATCTTCTGATATTGAAGAATATTTTCAGCACGTCACCTTTGGTGTCAAGCGGTTGCAACAGCTTATTAAAGATTTACTGGAATACTCGCGCGCAGGTCGAATGGTGGAACGCCAACGTGTGATGACCCTTCCTATGTTGGAGATTGTAAAGTACAATTTGCGGCACAACCTGGAGAAAACAGATGCTACCGTGACGACTAGTGGCTTGCCAGAAGAATTCCAGGGGCACCGGATGGGGATTACCCAACTCTTCCAAAACCTATTGGCCAATGCCATCAATTTTAGTAAAGAAGATGTTCCAAACCATATCCACGTTGAGGCTAAAGACCAAAAAGATTACTGGCAATTTTCCATCACGGATCAAGGCATAGGTATTGCGCCGGAGAATCACCAAAAAATCTTTGAACTCTTTACTCGCCTGGTTCCTCGCGAGGTAGACGACAAGGGTACAGGCATTGGATTAGCCCTTTGCAAGCGGATTGTGGAGAGCCACGGCGGCAAGATTTGGGTAGAAAGTGAGCTGGGACAAGGGAGTACCTTCTACTTTACGATCAAGAAATAG
- the ald gene encoding alanine dehydrogenase, with protein sequence MIIGVPKEIKNNENRVALTPAGVMELKKRGHEVYVQATAGEGSGFANEDYTKAGATLLPTIEEVYAIAEMIIKVKEPIEQEYKLIKKDQLLFTYFHFASYEPLTNAMIASGATCLAYETVELPNRSLPLLVPMSEVAGRMSIQEGAKYLEKPMGGRGVLLGGVAGVLPGKVIVLGGGVVGTEAAKMAAGFGADVTILDISLPRLRYLSDTMPANVKTLYSNEYNIRELIKTADLIIGAVLIPGAKAPNLITREMLKDMRPGTVLVDVAVDQGGCIETCKPTTHADPTFVIDDVVHYCVANMPGAVPYTSTLALTNATLPYAIQLADKGWQQACRENHPLALGLNVVDGKVVYKAVADAFGLDYTPLEDVL encoded by the coding sequence ATGATCATTGGTGTTCCAAAGGAAATCAAGAACAACGAAAATCGCGTAGCCCTTACCCCTGCAGGAGTCATGGAACTCAAGAAACGCGGTCACGAGGTTTACGTTCAAGCTACTGCCGGCGAAGGGAGTGGGTTTGCCAACGAAGATTATACCAAAGCTGGCGCTACACTTCTTCCTACCATTGAGGAAGTTTACGCCATAGCGGAAATGATCATCAAGGTAAAAGAGCCGATTGAGCAGGAGTACAAGCTTATCAAAAAGGACCAACTCCTCTTCACCTATTTCCACTTTGCTTCTTACGAACCCCTCACCAATGCCATGATCGCTAGTGGCGCTACTTGTCTGGCTTACGAGACGGTAGAGTTGCCCAATCGCAGCCTTCCACTACTCGTGCCAATGAGTGAAGTAGCTGGCCGGATGAGCATCCAGGAAGGTGCCAAGTACCTCGAAAAACCTATGGGTGGCCGCGGCGTATTGCTCGGCGGAGTAGCAGGTGTATTGCCAGGTAAAGTCATCGTTCTTGGAGGTGGTGTAGTAGGTACTGAAGCCGCAAAGATGGCTGCCGGATTCGGTGCCGACGTTACGATCCTGGATATTAGCTTGCCTCGCCTGCGCTACCTCAGCGACACGATGCCAGCCAACGTTAAGACCCTCTATTCCAACGAATACAATATCCGCGAACTCATCAAAACGGCCGACCTCATCATCGGTGCAGTATTGATTCCTGGTGCAAAGGCTCCTAACCTCATCACCCGCGAGATGCTGAAGGATATGCGTCCGGGTACCGTACTCGTAGACGTAGCGGTAGACCAAGGTGGATGTATCGAAACTTGTAAGCCAACGACCCACGCTGATCCTACGTTCGTCATCGATGACGTGGTACACTACTGTGTGGCCAATATGCCCGGCGCAGTGCCTTACACCTCTACCTTGGCCCTGACCAATGCTACGCTACCTTACGCCATCCAATTGGCCGATAAAGGCTGGCAGCAAGCTTGCCGCGAAAACCATCCACTGGCCCTCGGCCTGAATGTAGTAGATGGTAAAGTCGTATACAAAGCTGTAGCAGATGCATTCGGCCTTGATTATACGCCATTGGAAGACGTACTTTAA
- a CDS encoding prolyl oligopeptidase family protein, translating to MLIRILSYACLLLLLACNNNTEQEVTTTAYEKMTVKYPATATVDHTDDYHGTAIADPFRWLEVDTAQEVEAWVKEQNSVTFGYLENIPFRKKIEDRLTELFNYPRLSSPFRAGDYYFFYKNDGLQNQAVIYFQKGLEGKPEVFIDPNTWSESGTTAINLVGFSEDDRYVAFTVADAGSDWRKIKVMEVATKKELDDELEWVKFSGAGWSGNGFFYSRYPAPKAGEELSGNNQYHSVYYHELGTPQAQDKLVFRDDKNPNNYHYGGVSEDGNYFVMYDAPGTDGFATYYKDLKKDGDFVALFPGYKNKSSIVHNIGTKMLVLTDIDAPKYRLVEVDINKPGKENWKEIIPESDHLLQSVSSGGGYLFANYLENATDRYYQMAYDGSNKKAIELPGTGSAGGLGGDEDDTVLFYTFTSFTYPPTIFKYNVKDGTSEPFYRAELKFNPEDYVETQVFYPSKDGTKISMFLVHKKGLKMDGSNPTYLYGYGGFNVSLTPSFSASRLVLLENGGVFAMANLRGGGEYGEEWHQGGMLDKKQNVFDDFIAGAEYLISEGYTSKEKLAIAGGSNGGLLVGACMTQRPDLFAVAFPAVGVMDMLRYHKFTVGKGWIPEYGSSDDPAQFKNLLSYSPLHNLKEGVAYPATMVTTADHDDRVVPAHSFKFAAQLQKSHQGENPVLIRIATDAGHGAGKPISKIIEEQADQWSFFFYNTDAPVIYIEG from the coding sequence ATGCTTATTCGCATCCTTAGCTATGCTTGTCTGTTACTTTTGCTGGCCTGTAACAATAATACGGAACAAGAAGTGACCACAACAGCTTACGAAAAAATGACTGTCAAATATCCTGCTACGGCGACCGTTGACCATACGGATGATTACCACGGAACGGCCATTGCCGACCCTTTCCGTTGGTTGGAAGTAGATACGGCGCAAGAGGTGGAAGCCTGGGTGAAAGAACAAAATTCGGTGACCTTTGGCTACCTGGAAAACATTCCTTTCCGGAAGAAAATTGAAGATCGCCTTACGGAATTGTTCAATTATCCGCGCCTGAGCTCTCCTTTCCGAGCTGGCGATTACTACTTCTTTTACAAGAATGATGGACTGCAAAACCAGGCGGTCATCTATTTTCAGAAAGGACTAGAAGGCAAGCCGGAGGTATTTATTGATCCCAACACCTGGTCGGAATCGGGTACTACCGCCATCAATCTGGTAGGCTTCTCGGAGGATGATCGCTACGTGGCGTTTACGGTAGCGGATGCGGGCAGCGACTGGCGCAAGATCAAAGTGATGGAAGTGGCCACCAAGAAGGAACTGGACGATGAGCTGGAATGGGTAAAATTCAGCGGCGCCGGCTGGTCGGGCAATGGCTTCTTTTACAGCCGCTACCCGGCGCCGAAAGCGGGGGAAGAACTGTCGGGCAACAACCAGTACCACAGTGTTTACTACCACGAATTGGGTACGCCCCAGGCACAGGACAAGCTGGTCTTCCGGGATGATAAAAACCCCAATAACTACCACTACGGTGGCGTGAGCGAAGATGGCAACTACTTTGTGATGTACGATGCCCCGGGCACGGATGGCTTTGCGACCTACTATAAAGACCTGAAGAAGGATGGGGATTTTGTGGCCCTGTTCCCTGGTTACAAAAACAAGAGCAGCATTGTGCACAACATCGGCACGAAGATGCTGGTGCTAACAGATATTGATGCACCAAAATACCGACTGGTAGAAGTAGACATCAACAAACCCGGGAAGGAAAACTGGAAGGAGATCATTCCGGAATCGGACCATCTGTTGCAGAGTGTCTCTAGTGGTGGCGGCTACCTGTTTGCCAACTATCTGGAGAATGCGACGGACCGCTATTACCAGATGGCCTACGACGGTAGCAACAAGAAAGCGATTGAGCTACCGGGTACGGGTAGTGCTGGTGGCCTAGGAGGTGACGAGGACGATACGGTATTGTTTTACACCTTCACGTCGTTTACCTACCCACCGACGATTTTTAAGTACAATGTTAAAGACGGCACTTCTGAGCCCTTCTACCGGGCGGAGCTGAAATTTAACCCGGAAGATTACGTGGAAACGCAGGTCTTCTACCCCAGCAAGGACGGTACCAAGATCAGCATGTTTCTGGTACATAAGAAAGGGCTGAAGATGGACGGCAGCAACCCAACGTACCTTTATGGATACGGCGGATTTAATGTGAGTCTGACGCCAAGTTTCAGCGCTTCGCGCCTGGTATTGTTGGAAAACGGCGGGGTATTTGCGATGGCCAACCTGCGGGGCGGCGGCGAATACGGCGAAGAATGGCACCAAGGCGGCATGCTGGACAAAAAGCAAAATGTCTTTGACGACTTCATTGCTGGCGCAGAATACCTGATTTCAGAAGGCTACACCAGCAAAGAAAAGCTGGCCATTGCCGGCGGCAGTAATGGTGGCCTACTCGTAGGCGCGTGTATGACCCAGCGACCCGACTTGTTTGCCGTGGCGTTTCCTGCCGTAGGCGTGATGGATATGCTGCGTTACCACAAATTCACGGTGGGTAAGGGCTGGATTCCGGAATATGGCTCAAGTGATGATCCAGCACAATTCAAGAACCTACTGAGCTACAGCCCACTACACAACCTCAAAGAAGGTGTAGCTTACCCCGCAACCATGGTCACTACCGCTGATCACGACGACCGGGTGGTGCCTGCCCATAGCTTCAAGTTTGCCGCACAGCTGCAAAAAAGCCACCAGGGTGAGAACCCCGTATTGATCCGCATTGCGACGGATGCCGGGCACGGTGCTGGCAAGCCAATCAGTAAGATCATTGAGGAGCAAGCCGACCAGTGGTCGTTTTTCTTCTACAATACGGATGCGCCGGTGATTTATATTGAAGGTTAG
- a CDS encoding zinc ribbon domain-containing protein has product MKICPNCQTSLPPEARFCHQCGALQLPSLERAAAPGWDWQAPLVPQAFSRFQERLGERVVCEQNEAQLPQYQERLYESNYRETVQRRLQQWEKSIAIPLDKSDQHRVLHELRHLSDDLLDFFFIMHCSDLNRVVLPELLLRYQQLPLEEINLGEMAMTFLDFEHEEERVYTDFVKMPVNKIRNAGKAFLFPEKAEKIWFICDQSLLGNAKKGFAMTEKALYWKSGLQPAQRVYYHKLFALTKEKEWLLINELYFNASPSLNTKMIWLLRRLARLLSAEL; this is encoded by the coding sequence ATGAAAATTTGCCCTAATTGTCAGACGAGTTTGCCGCCTGAGGCCCGGTTTTGTCACCAGTGTGGTGCGCTGCAACTGCCGTCGCTCGAACGGGCTGCTGCACCAGGGTGGGACTGGCAAGCTCCGCTGGTGCCACAAGCTTTTAGCCGGTTTCAGGAGCGGTTGGGCGAAAGAGTAGTTTGTGAGCAAAACGAAGCGCAACTGCCTCAGTACCAAGAGAGACTTTACGAAAGCAACTACCGTGAAACCGTACAACGCCGTTTACAACAGTGGGAAAAGAGCATTGCTATCCCTTTGGATAAAAGCGATCAGCACCGTGTCTTGCATGAACTCCGCCACCTGAGTGATGACCTGCTCGATTTCTTTTTCATCATGCATTGCTCAGATCTCAACCGAGTCGTGCTGCCTGAGCTCTTGCTTCGCTACCAGCAGTTGCCGCTAGAGGAGATCAACCTCGGGGAGATGGCAATGACTTTTCTGGATTTTGAACATGAAGAGGAACGCGTCTATACCGATTTCGTGAAAATGCCCGTCAATAAGATCCGCAACGCTGGCAAAGCTTTCCTTTTTCCGGAAAAGGCGGAAAAAATTTGGTTCATCTGTGACCAGAGCCTTCTGGGAAATGCTAAGAAAGGTTTCGCTATGACGGAGAAGGCGCTTTACTGGAAATCAGGGCTGCAGCCCGCGCAGCGTGTTTACTACCATAAGTTATTTGCACTCACCAAAGAGAAAGAATGGCTCCTGATCAACGAGCTTTACTTCAATGCTTCTCCCAGCCTTAATACCAAAATGATCTGGCTGTTAAGGCGTTTGGCTCGACTGCTTAGCGCAGAATTGTAG
- a CDS encoding transposase, with product MKSPSNEQVYAALGTSRQSLSQYLRRRADYQDGVYSAEAMLLTHRADHGGLGLEKAYYMIQPEGLGRDAFIREMTLLGHSLERKRSYVRTTKSGGLRYPNLVKLLTIIGLNRVWQSDTTYYRLEDKYYYLTFIIDVYSRLIVGYSVSDNLRARANIEALKMAFRLRRGMDLSELIFHSDGGSQYRSNDFIEVLRSRGISSSMCITALDNAYAEKLNDVIKNEYLEHWPIRDYRALRRYVKRAVENYNKVRHHSQLPLRIAPLGFECYLEESKGQRPPSLLIRDGEAKELEYQPMAAQNLTYPSSGAFDGTSQILPAFVKLGLPKEDGQLALSF from the coding sequence ATGAAGAGTCCAAGTAATGAACAAGTATATGCTGCACTAGGTACTTCGCGTCAATCGCTGTCGCAATATTTACGTCGGCGAGCGGATTATCAGGACGGGGTGTATTCAGCGGAAGCAATGCTGTTGACACACCGTGCAGATCACGGAGGTTTGGGTCTTGAAAAGGCCTACTATATGATCCAGCCAGAAGGACTAGGTCGCGATGCATTTATTCGAGAGATGACTCTATTGGGTCATTCGCTGGAACGAAAAAGGAGCTATGTTAGAACTACGAAGAGTGGTGGTTTACGGTATCCTAATTTAGTTAAGTTGCTTACTATCATAGGTTTAAACCGAGTTTGGCAATCGGATACGACTTACTATCGCCTAGAGGACAAGTATTACTATCTGACGTTTATCATAGATGTGTATTCCCGGCTTATAGTGGGCTATAGCGTAAGTGATAACCTCCGAGCTAGAGCAAACATAGAGGCTCTGAAAATGGCCTTTCGTTTGCGTCGTGGTATGGATTTGAGTGAACTGATCTTCCACAGTGACGGGGGCTCCCAGTATCGCAGCAATGACTTTATAGAAGTATTGAGGTCACGAGGAATCAGTTCTAGCATGTGCATTACAGCATTGGACAATGCGTACGCAGAGAAGCTCAATGATGTGATCAAGAATGAATACCTTGAGCACTGGCCAATCAGAGATTATAGAGCACTGAGAAGGTACGTGAAGAGGGCTGTAGAGAACTACAACAAAGTGCGTCACCATAGTCAGTTACCGCTGCGAATTGCACCTTTGGGATTTGAATGTTATCTTGAGGAGAGTAAGGGGCAAAGACCACCATCGTTGTTGATACGAGACGGCGAAGCAAAAGAGTTGGAATACCAGCCAATGGCGGCTCAGAATCTGACTTATCCCAGTAGCGGAGCTTTTGATGGGACAAGTCAGATTCTGCCCGCATTTGTTAAGCTTGGTTTGCCAAAAGAAGATGGACAACTAGCACTTAGCTTTTAA